In the Clostridia bacterium genome, TCGAAAGCCGCACTATCAGCACTCAGCAGGAGCTCCGCAGGGCGCTGCTCGACGAGGGCTACAACGTCACGCAGGCGACGGTCTCGCGCGACATCAACGATCTGAACCTCGTCAAAGTCCGCACGCCGTCCGGCAAATACGCCTACGGCGTTTCCGGCAGGGAGGACGCGCTCGGCAATCCCGAGAAGTTCTCCAAGCTCTTCAACGAGGCGATGATAAAGGCGGATATCGCGCAGAACATAGTCGTCATCAAGAGCTATCCCGGCATGGCGAACGCCCTCTGCTCACTCATCGACGCGATGAAGAACCCCGACATCGTCGGCACCATCGCGGGCGACGACACGATCTTCGTCGTGCTCCGCACCAACGAGCGCGCGGAGCTGCTGCGTATGGATCTGGAAGAAATGATATCCTGACACGCGGAAAGGAGGGAGCATATGCTTTCTTCGCTTCACATAGAGAATATCGCCGTGATACGCTCCGCCGACGTGGAATTTTCCGCCGGCTTCAACGTGCTGACCGGCGAGACCGGCGCGGGCAAATCCATCCTCGTCGATTCGATAAACCTCATCCTCGGCGGCAGGGCGGCGCGTGACATGATCCGCTCCGGCGAGGCGAAGGCGTCCGTTTCCGCCGTCTTCACCGACGTTGACGAAGCGACGCTGCGCTTCCTCGCGGAAGCGGGCATCTACGCGGAGGACGGCGCGGTGCTCTTCCGCCGCGACGTTACCGCGGACGGCAAAAGCTACTGCCGCATAAACGATAAGCCCGTCGTCGCCGCGACGCTACGCGGCTGCGCCGCCGCGCTCGTGGACATCCACGGCCAGCACGACAGCCGCCTGCTCATGCTGCCGGAGCGGCACATGGACTACATAGACGCTATCGGCGACTGCGCGCACGAGCTTGAGAGCTACGGCGAAAAATACGCCGAATACACTGCGCTGACCGACAAGATAGACGACCTGCGCCGCAAATCCGCGGACAGGGAGAAGCGGCTTGAACTGCTTTCCTTCCAGTGCGATGAGATCGCCGCGGCGAATATCCGCGTCGGCGAAGAGGACGAACTGAACGAGCGCAAGGCGCTGATACTCAAC is a window encoding:
- the argR gene encoding arginine repressor, with translation MKPTRHVKILEIIESRTISTQQELRRALLDEGYNVTQATVSRDINDLNLVKVRTPSGKYAYGVSGREDALGNPEKFSKLFNEAMIKADIAQNIVVIKSYPGMANALCSLIDAMKNPDIVGTIAGDDTIFVVLRTNERAELLRMDLEEMIS